GCCAGCATCGCTTCGGCGTCCTTTTCGGCGCCAGCGATCTTCGCGGCATATTCGGCACGAAGCGCTTCGGCCTCGGCGCGCAGGGTCTTGGCTTCATCAAGCGCGCGGCGGATTTCGGCGATCTTGGCATCGAGCCCGCCGGTGATGACACCGGGAACCTTCTTCCACACGAACACCGCGAGCAGCACGGTCATCGCCAGCGCGACCCACTGGTACGAATCGAGGCCCAGCACGCCCGGTTCGGCATGACCTTCAGCCCCGCTGGCGAGCAGCATCAGAATATCAGCCATGCGCCATCACCTCCTTGACCGCAGCCGCAGCGGCAGCGGGTTCGATATCGGCCCCGGCGACGCGGGCGACGATGTCACGTGCGGCATCGGCGGCGACACCCTCGATCTCGGCCATCGCACTGCTGCGAGCGGCATCGATCGCGGTTTCCGCCTCGGCAAGCTTCACATCGAGACGAGCTTGCGTCTCGGCCAGCTTGGCTGCGTTCGCCGCAGCCGCCCTGGCCTTGGCCTCGGCGATCACCGCCTGAGCGGCCGCACGATTGGCATTTTCCCGCTGACGCCAGGCCTCTTCCTCGCTGTTCGCCGCGTCGCGTGCGGCCTGAGCGGCGGCGAGATCGCCGGCGATCTGGTTGTCACGCATCTCCACCGTGCCGAGGATCTTCGGCACCATACCCAGTCCGACAAAGACAAAGGTGAGGCCGAAGAACACCAGCAACCAGAAGACCTGGCTCGACAGTGTTGCAGCGATTTGTTCGATCTG
This DNA window, taken from Porphyrobacter sp. ULC335, encodes the following:
- a CDS encoding ATPase, producing MPQIEQIAATLSSQVFWLLVFFGLTFVFVGLGMVPKILGTVEMRDNQIAGDLAAAQAARDAANSEEEAWRQRENANRAAAQAVIAEAKARAAAANAAKLAETQARLDVKLAEAETAIDAARSSAMAEIEGVAADAARDIVARVAGADIEPAAAAAAVKEVMAHG